Proteins co-encoded in one Arachis hypogaea cultivar Tifrunner chromosome 11, arahy.Tifrunner.gnm2.J5K5, whole genome shotgun sequence genomic window:
- the LOC112723311 gene encoding uncharacterized protein, with protein MESSRSSPSKIYASFFICILFISSLTPTLACGYCGNNPPKKHNPNKKPKTPVIVKPPGGILPPGILPPGIVPPIVNPPVIVPPVTVPPVTVPPVTVPGVTNPPSTGGGGKKQPCPSPKTPAQATCPIDTLKLGACVDLLGGLVHVGVGDPAVNQCCPVLQGLVELEAAACLCTTLKVKLLNLNIYVPLALQLLVACGKTPPPGYTCSL; from the coding sequence ATGGAGTCTTCTAGATCTTCACCCTCTAAGATCTATGCTTCCTTCTTCATTTGCATTCTCTTCATCTCTTCCCTCACTCCCACCCTCGCATGTGGCTACTGTGGTAATAATCCCCCCAAGAAGCACAACCCTAACAAGAAGCCCAAGACACCCGTCATTGTCAAACCACCCGGCGGCATTCTTCCTCCCGGTATTCTTCCTCCCGGTATTGTTCCACCAATAGTCAACCCACCGGTCATCGTTCCTCCGGTCACCGTTCCGCCCGTCACAGTTCCTCCGGTGACCGTTCCTGGAGTGACAAACCCACCGAGCACAGGAGGAGGAGGGAAGAAGCAGCCGTGCCCGTCGCCGAAGACGCCGGCGCAGGCAACGTGTCCGATAGACACGCTGAAGCTGGGGGCGTGCGTGGATCTGCTGGGAGGGTTGGTGCACGTTGGAGTGGGAGACCCGGCGGTGAACCAGTGCTGCCCGGTGCTTCAAGGGCTGGTGGAGCTTGAAGCGGCGGCGTGCCTCTGCACGACGCTGAAGGTGAAGCTTCTGAATCTGAACATATACGTGCCTCTCGCTCTTCAGCTTCTTGTTGCATGCGGCAAGACTCCTCCTCCTGGTTACACCTGCTCCTTGTAA